Proteins encoded together in one Prochlorococcus marinus str. MIT 9211 window:
- a CDS encoding anthranilate synthase component I family protein — protein MIIPIRKLCEWCDPVYVAENLIANFGEDGFIWLDSDGSKIGRWIVLAAEPIDQICSRGLPSQYCNANPFDSLRSLEPGHWTGWLSYEAGAWIEPNNPWKEDSMATLWIARHDPVLKFDLKEQKLWIEGCDPKRLLKLFNWIKDLKNNEAKQTSVQSKSPIRIPLRSWEWLTNEKEYAEKVEIIQEWIKKGDIFQASLSACCKGKKPQNMLAIDIFKKLRHHCPAPFSGIIIASGEASGEGVISTSPERFLKVLPNGTVETRPIKGTRPRQSNAQRDADMAADLICSQKDRAENVMIVDLLRNDLGKVCQPGSIQVTKLVGLESYSQVHHLTSVISGTLRDGKTWVDLLESCWPGGSISGAPKLRACQRLYELEPIARGPYCGSFIHVDWDGQFDSNILIRSLMINKSNLRVNAGCGIVADSDANNEAEELTWKLLPLLKALD, from the coding sequence ATGATTATTCCAATTAGAAAGCTTTGCGAGTGGTGTGATCCTGTTTACGTTGCTGAAAATTTAATTGCTAATTTTGGGGAAGATGGATTCATCTGGCTAGATAGTGATGGAAGCAAAATAGGAAGGTGGATTGTTTTAGCAGCGGAGCCTATAGATCAAATTTGCTCTAGGGGCTTGCCTAGCCAATATTGTAATGCTAATCCTTTTGATTCTTTAAGAAGTTTAGAACCTGGCCATTGGACTGGCTGGTTAAGTTATGAAGCTGGTGCATGGATAGAGCCAAATAATCCTTGGAAAGAAGACTCGATGGCAACTTTGTGGATAGCAAGGCATGATCCTGTATTAAAATTTGATCTGAAAGAGCAAAAACTTTGGATAGAAGGTTGTGATCCCAAACGATTATTAAAATTATTTAACTGGATAAAAGACCTTAAGAATAATGAGGCGAAGCAAACCTCAGTACAATCAAAAAGTCCCATACGTATTCCACTTCGGTCTTGGGAATGGTTAACCAATGAAAAAGAATACGCCGAAAAGGTTGAGATAATTCAAGAGTGGATCAAAAAAGGTGATATTTTTCAAGCAAGCCTCTCTGCTTGCTGTAAAGGTAAAAAGCCACAAAATATGCTTGCCATTGATATATTCAAAAAATTGAGGCATCATTGTCCCGCCCCATTCTCAGGAATTATTATTGCGTCAGGAGAAGCAAGCGGTGAAGGCGTAATATCTACCTCCCCTGAGCGATTTCTCAAAGTACTACCTAATGGAACAGTAGAAACACGTCCTATTAAAGGAACTCGCCCCCGTCAAAGCAATGCACAGAGGGATGCTGATATGGCAGCTGATTTAATATGTAGTCAAAAAGATAGAGCCGAAAATGTCATGATTGTGGACCTTCTAAGAAATGATCTAGGTAAAGTTTGTCAACCAGGTAGTATCCAAGTCACAAAATTAGTTGGACTAGAAAGCTACTCTCAAGTACATCATCTAACATCTGTAATAAGTGGAACTCTTAGAGACGGCAAAACATGGGTAGATCTCCTTGAATCATGCTGGCCAGGAGGTTCAATCAGTGGTGCACCTAAGCTAAGAGCATGTCAAAGATTATATGAACTTGAACCTATTGCACGAGGTCCATACTGTGGCTCATTCATACATGTTGATTGGGATGGTCAATTTGATAGCAATATTTTAATTCGATCTCTCATGATTAATAAATCGAATCTTCGTGTAAATGCAGGTTGCGGGATCGTTGCAGATTCAGATGCTAACAATGAAGCGGAAGAACTGACCTGGAAATTATTGCCTTTATTAAAAGCATTGGATTGA
- a CDS encoding aminotransferase class IV, which translates to MNQKLGWIDGHWGSPKELKIPIHDRGINFSDGIFETIFVENGKPQLLIAHLTRWHKNAEILGMTLPPNIEILSPILSEGIEKCALDKGCGSIRLNWSRGHNINRGIDIRQPNDEKSLYIFWIEISHIEPSFQAIATLISKSEKRNAESVISQCKTFNYIQSIQARREAKLAGFDDALLMSTTDEICCGTTANIIVKRNKELLTPRLQSGCLPGIMRAQGLKKGIFKEAKLSPQPQAEDEWLLINSLGCHPITKVNQTSTRLFPNPRDLWKSLLLAN; encoded by the coding sequence ATGAATCAAAAATTAGGCTGGATCGATGGCCATTGGGGATCACCAAAAGAGTTAAAAATACCAATCCACGATAGAGGAATAAATTTTAGTGATGGAATCTTTGAAACCATTTTTGTGGAAAATGGGAAGCCTCAATTATTAATAGCTCATTTAACGAGATGGCATAAAAATGCTGAAATATTAGGAATGACTTTGCCTCCTAACATTGAGATATTGAGTCCAATTCTTAGCGAAGGCATTGAAAAGTGTGCCTTGGATAAGGGTTGCGGCTCAATTCGTCTAAACTGGAGTAGAGGTCATAATATCAATAGAGGTATAGATATACGCCAGCCAAATGATGAAAAATCACTATATATATTTTGGATAGAAATTTCTCATATTGAGCCTTCATTTCAAGCCATTGCAACTTTAATTAGTAAATCTGAAAAAAGAAATGCTGAAAGTGTAATAAGTCAATGTAAGACTTTCAATTATATTCAATCAATACAAGCCAGACGAGAAGCAAAACTTGCTGGCTTCGATGATGCATTACTAATGAGCACTACTGATGAAATCTGTTGTGGCACTACTGCAAATATCATCGTAAAGCGAAATAAGGAGCTATTAACACCTCGACTCCAAAGTGGTTGTTTACCCGGAATAATGAGAGCCCAAGGGTTGAAAAAAGGAATTTTTAAAGAAGCCAAGCTATCTCCTCAACCCCAAGCAGAAGATGAATGGCTACTGATTAATAGTTTAGGTTGTCATCCAATCACAAAAGTCAACCAAACTTCTACCAGATTATTTCCAAATCCAAGAGATCTCTGGAAATCATTATTACTAGCAAATTAA
- the cobA gene encoding uroporphyrinogen-III C-methyltransferase, which translates to MNDDKPGTVYLVGAGPGDPDLLTVKARRLLSQCNALVYDALIPDEVLGFVRDKCECIFVGKRRGHHSTSQVKTNLVLLELAKRHECVVRLKGGDPFVFGRGGEEAIFLEKNGISVQVVPGVTAGIAVPSYFGIPLTHRLAGSSVTFVTGHEGISKTRPSVNWQALAQSTNTLVIYMGVHNLAYIVKELLAGGLDLKTPSAVIQQGTVVGQRLLKTTLENLAKDVKDQNFISPSIVIIGDVVDFQVESCAPFPANVTMPIML; encoded by the coding sequence ATGAATGATGACAAACCTGGCACTGTTTATTTAGTAGGCGCAGGCCCTGGTGATCCTGACTTACTAACTGTGAAGGCAAGGAGGCTCCTTAGTCAATGCAATGCCCTTGTATATGACGCTTTAATACCTGACGAGGTGCTTGGCTTTGTGCGAGATAAGTGTGAATGCATATTTGTTGGTAAACGCCGTGGTCATCATTCAACTTCTCAGGTAAAAACTAATTTAGTTTTATTGGAATTGGCTAAGCGTCATGAATGTGTTGTTCGTTTGAAGGGTGGAGACCCATTTGTGTTTGGTAGAGGTGGTGAAGAAGCAATTTTTTTAGAGAAAAATGGCATATCTGTTCAAGTGGTACCTGGAGTAACTGCTGGCATTGCTGTTCCTTCTTATTTTGGGATTCCTTTAACTCATCGCCTTGCAGGCAGTTCAGTCACTTTTGTGACAGGTCATGAGGGTATTAGTAAGACTCGTCCTTCAGTCAATTGGCAGGCTCTTGCACAATCAACAAATACCTTAGTGATTTATATGGGTGTGCATAACCTTGCTTATATTGTTAAAGAATTGTTGGCAGGGGGGTTGGATCTCAAAACCCCTTCAGCTGTAATACAACAAGGCACTGTTGTGGGCCAACGCCTCTTAAAGACTACTCTTGAAAACCTTGCCAAAGATGTAAAAGATCAGAATTTTATATCTCCTTCAATAGTCATTATTGGGGATGTTGTGGACTTTCAAGTTGAATCTTGCGCCCCGTTCCCAGCAAATGTAACTATGCCAATCATGCTGTAA
- a CDS encoding anthranilate phosphoribosyltransferase family protein produces MNENFSQERFKNHLRKIGSGEHTSHGMTRKESADALELILKGSPTPAQIGAFFIAHRIRRPEPQELAGMVDTYIKLGPKLHQNQELTQPICFGMPFDGRSKTAPIYPLAILVLLDAGQPIVLHGAGPMPVKYGVTTEALFNALGLCLTKLSMDAVQNGFVKHGLALIHQPDHFPLAETLISYREEIGKRPPVASMELLWTAHQGKHLLVTGYVHPPTEGRHTKALEILGEQNIVTIKGLEGGTDIPISRTTKATHINNNHEKHLILDPLQYACQGKDIRWEDLDRWRLISMQALNGEGPLAKAVVWNAGIYLWLAKISDSIADGIQKAEVSLTSGSAKATLQQLIKWRAEID; encoded by the coding sequence ATGAATGAAAATTTTAGTCAAGAACGCTTTAAAAACCACTTACGCAAGATAGGCAGTGGAGAACACACTAGTCATGGGATGACCCGAAAAGAATCAGCCGATGCTTTAGAGCTAATTCTGAAAGGGAGTCCAACGCCTGCTCAAATTGGAGCATTTTTCATTGCTCATCGTATTCGAAGGCCCGAACCTCAAGAACTTGCGGGTATGGTTGATACGTATATCAAACTAGGTCCCAAACTGCATCAAAACCAAGAGCTTACTCAACCTATTTGTTTCGGAATGCCATTTGACGGAAGAAGTAAAACAGCACCTATTTATCCTCTTGCAATCTTGGTACTACTCGATGCAGGTCAACCAATTGTCCTCCATGGTGCTGGACCTATGCCAGTCAAATATGGAGTGACAACTGAAGCATTGTTTAATGCGCTTGGTCTTTGTCTGACCAAGTTAAGTATGGATGCTGTACAAAATGGTTTTGTAAAACATGGGCTAGCCCTCATTCATCAACCAGATCACTTTCCTCTAGCTGAAACACTAATTAGTTATCGCGAAGAAATAGGAAAACGCCCACCTGTTGCAAGCATGGAGTTACTCTGGACAGCTCATCAAGGGAAACATCTACTAGTCACGGGATATGTACATCCTCCAACTGAAGGTAGACATACAAAAGCACTAGAAATACTAGGTGAACAAAATATCGTTACCATTAAAGGACTTGAAGGTGGAACCGATATTCCAATTAGCCGTACTACAAAAGCAACACATATCAACAATAATCATGAGAAACATTTAATCCTTGACCCACTTCAATATGCATGTCAGGGGAAAGATATACGTTGGGAGGATCTAGATAGATGGAGACTTATAAGTATGCAAGCACTAAATGGCGAAGGACCATTAGCAAAAGCTGTTGTGTGGAATGCAGGCATTTACTTATGGTTAGCAAAAATAAGCGATAGTATTGCAGATGGGATCCAAAAAGCTGAAGTTAGTCTTACCTCAGGTTCCGCAAAAGCAACCCTTCAACAATTAATTAAATGGCGAGCAGAAATAGATTAA
- a CDS encoding MFS transporter: protein MASRNRLIPIQLCAFFTLLDDRLGESFVFPLLPFLLERFTSSGVTLTLLTGSYALAQFTVSPLIGALSDRFGRKPILKICVGGSLVAISLFGITLSLNWTNILPIWATGLPLLLLFIARIIDGLSGGTAATATAILADISTPENRAKTFGLIGLAFGLGFAIGPPLGGRLAEVNPTLAVIPAALFALINLGLVTWFLPETLPINSRNRLPKKRNLNPFSQLSKLFRNPSVRKPCLSFFLFFMAFNGFTAILVLYLKEAFSWTSALSGWVFALVGLIAMIVQGGLIGPLVKQFGELKLTITGLGLLTIGCLLIPMANQENSIPIVFTGAALLATGTGLVTPCLRSLISRRIDISSQGTVLGGLQGLQSLGTFVGGITAGFVYDQLGQKSPFFGGAIILVIVIALLIGIPLDKRKAQVI, encoded by the coding sequence ATGGCGAGCAGAAATAGATTAATACCTATCCAATTATGTGCTTTTTTTACTCTTCTAGATGACCGGTTAGGAGAAAGTTTTGTTTTCCCATTGCTACCATTTCTCCTAGAGCGTTTTACCAGTAGTGGGGTCACCCTTACTCTTCTTACTGGAAGTTATGCATTAGCACAATTCACTGTCTCTCCTTTAATTGGGGCATTGAGTGATCGTTTTGGTAGGAAGCCTATTCTAAAAATCTGTGTGGGGGGTTCACTAGTAGCCATTAGTCTATTTGGTATTACACTTAGTTTAAATTGGACAAACATTTTACCAATCTGGGCGACAGGTTTACCGTTGCTTTTACTATTTATAGCAAGAATTATCGATGGACTTAGTGGAGGTACAGCTGCTACAGCAACTGCAATTCTCGCAGATATCTCAACCCCAGAGAATCGAGCAAAAACATTTGGTTTAATTGGCTTAGCTTTTGGTCTTGGATTTGCAATTGGTCCACCACTTGGTGGAAGATTAGCTGAAGTAAACCCAACATTAGCCGTAATACCAGCAGCATTATTTGCTCTAATCAATTTAGGATTAGTTACATGGTTTCTACCTGAAACATTACCTATCAATTCAAGAAATCGTCTACCAAAAAAGCGAAACTTAAATCCATTTAGTCAATTATCCAAACTATTTAGAAATCCATCTGTAAGAAAGCCATGTCTTAGTTTTTTTCTCTTTTTTATGGCATTTAATGGTTTCACTGCAATCTTGGTTCTCTACCTTAAAGAAGCATTCTCATGGACTAGTGCACTTTCAGGATGGGTTTTTGCACTAGTTGGGCTTATAGCAATGATTGTCCAAGGAGGGTTAATTGGACCTTTAGTAAAACAATTCGGGGAATTAAAACTGACAATTACAGGACTCGGATTACTAACCATTGGATGTTTACTAATACCTATGGCAAATCAGGAAAACTCAATACCAATAGTATTTACTGGAGCTGCCTTGTTAGCAACAGGAACAGGTTTAGTTACGCCTTGTCTACGCAGTCTGATATCTAGACGTATAGACATTTCTAGCCAAGGTACTGTTTTAGGTGGCCTACAAGGACTACAAAGTTTAGGTACTTTTGTTGGAGGGATAACTGCTGGTTTTGTATATGATCAATTAGGGCAAAAAAGTCCTTTCTTTGGAGGTGCAATAATTTTAGTCATAGTAATAGCATTGTTAATAGGAATACCACTAGACAAAAGGAAAGCACAAGTGATATGA
- the ppk1 gene encoding polyphosphate kinase 1: MSKTKLSKDNYLNRELSWIGFNERVLAIALNQKTPLLEQAKFSAIFSNNLDEFFMVRVASLKSQVEAGITKRSEDNQTPKEQLINIRKHLEPLLKKQQSHYKNNLISSYINEKIFLLEYKDLNDRQRTWVDNYFQTAIFPVLTPLAVDPAHPFPFVSNLSLNIAALIRDPETGKEQFARVKVPGRTMDRFITIPNDLSGIDPNPIYNAIPIEQIVAFNLHMLFPGMKVEQHSFFRVTRDADLELRDLEADDLMIALEEGLRKRRIGGEVVRLEVSKDIPVTILELLMEGMAVEEADLYHIDGLLGLDDLQALLKIDMPVLKYPQQRGQTHKLLKSSQRGLLEDGSIKQEEFKSIFSIIKKQDLLLHHPFDLFSTSVEEFINQSAEDPQVMGIKMTLYRVSKDSKIIEALIRAAENGKQVMALVELKARFDEDNNIQWAKQLEKSGVHVVYGVLGLKTHTKIALVIRKEKERLRSYFHIGTGNYNSKTSKLYTDLGLLSVNPELGQDLIELFNYLTGFSKQQTFRKLLVAPVTLRKGMEALIRREIKFAKNGKTGKIRAKMNSLVDPNIINLLYEASEAGVQIELIIRGMCCLYPQRNGLSENIKVISVIGRYLEHSRVFWFHNDGNSEVFIGSADWMRRNLDRRVEAVTPIEDKNLKEELSQLLDIYLNDNCNSWEMNKDGIFIQQKSQDKEKSAQNLLIHTNKK, translated from the coding sequence ATGTCAAAAACAAAGCTAAGTAAGGATAACTATCTTAATAGAGAGTTGAGCTGGATTGGTTTTAATGAACGTGTTCTCGCGATAGCATTGAACCAGAAAACACCTTTACTAGAGCAAGCAAAATTTAGTGCGATATTTAGTAATAATCTAGATGAGTTTTTCATGGTAAGAGTCGCTTCTCTTAAGTCACAAGTTGAGGCTGGGATTACCAAGCGAAGCGAAGACAATCAAACACCTAAAGAACAGTTAATCAATATCAGAAAACATCTAGAGCCTCTTTTAAAAAAACAACAAAGTCACTACAAAAATAATTTAATCAGTTCCTATATCAATGAAAAAATTTTTCTACTTGAATATAAAGACTTAAATGATCGCCAGAGAACTTGGGTTGATAACTATTTCCAAACAGCTATTTTCCCAGTTCTTACTCCATTAGCAGTTGACCCTGCACATCCATTCCCGTTCGTAAGTAATCTAAGCCTTAACATTGCGGCACTGATTAGAGACCCAGAGACTGGTAAAGAACAATTTGCACGAGTAAAGGTGCCAGGAAGAACCATGGATAGGTTCATAACTATTCCAAATGATTTAAGTGGAATAGACCCTAACCCTATCTATAACGCAATACCAATAGAGCAAATAGTTGCTTTTAATTTGCACATGCTCTTTCCTGGCATGAAAGTAGAGCAGCACTCATTTTTTAGGGTTACACGAGATGCTGACTTAGAACTACGAGATTTAGAAGCTGATGATTTAATGATTGCGCTCGAAGAGGGACTCCGCAAACGTCGAATAGGAGGAGAAGTAGTGCGGCTTGAAGTCTCGAAAGATATACCAGTCACGATATTAGAGTTACTGATGGAAGGCATGGCAGTTGAGGAAGCAGATTTATATCACATTGATGGACTACTAGGCCTTGATGATCTTCAGGCATTGCTAAAAATCGATATGCCAGTTCTCAAATATCCGCAACAAAGAGGGCAAACACATAAGTTACTCAAAAGTAGTCAAAGAGGATTACTAGAAGATGGGTCAATTAAGCAAGAGGAGTTCAAGAGCATTTTTTCAATTATCAAAAAACAGGATTTGCTACTCCACCACCCATTCGACCTCTTCTCCACTTCTGTAGAAGAGTTTATTAATCAATCTGCTGAAGATCCTCAAGTTATGGGGATTAAAATGACTCTTTATCGAGTATCAAAAGATTCAAAAATAATCGAAGCGCTAATTAGGGCAGCTGAAAATGGCAAGCAGGTTATGGCATTGGTTGAGCTTAAAGCCCGTTTTGATGAAGACAATAATATTCAATGGGCAAAACAACTGGAGAAATCTGGGGTGCATGTTGTATATGGCGTTCTGGGATTAAAAACACATACAAAGATTGCCTTAGTTATTAGAAAAGAAAAAGAGCGCTTACGGAGTTACTTTCATATCGGTACAGGTAACTACAATTCAAAAACATCCAAACTGTATACAGATTTAGGACTGCTCTCGGTAAATCCTGAGCTTGGTCAAGATTTAATCGAACTGTTTAACTATTTAACTGGCTTCTCTAAACAACAAACCTTTAGAAAATTATTAGTTGCACCAGTTACTCTGAGGAAAGGAATGGAAGCATTAATACGTCGAGAAATCAAATTTGCAAAGAATGGTAAAACAGGGAAAATACGTGCAAAAATGAATTCACTTGTCGATCCCAACATTATTAATTTACTCTACGAAGCATCTGAAGCCGGAGTCCAAATTGAACTAATTATTCGAGGAATGTGTTGTTTATATCCTCAGCGAAATGGGTTGAGTGAAAACATAAAAGTAATTAGTGTGATCGGAAGATATCTAGAACATTCAAGAGTTTTTTGGTTCCATAACGATGGTAATTCAGAAGTTTTTATAGGTAGTGCAGATTGGATGCGTCGAAATTTAGACAGAAGAGTAGAGGCTGTTACTCCCATAGAGGACAAAAATCTAAAAGAGGAACTATCACAACTGCTAGATATTTATCTGAATGACAACTGCAATTCATGGGAAATGAATAAAGATGGAATATTCATTCAACAAAAGTCTCAAGATAAAGAGAAGTCTGCTCAAAACCTTTTAATCCATACAAATAAAAAGTAA
- a CDS encoding RpoD/SigA family RNA polymerase sigma factor produces MGIPLESTNDGSSSSVDLAISSNSKNQQEKSAGNSQASRNRTGGRLATDSIGFYLSSIGRVPLLTPAEEIELAHHVQKMKELLDIEKEKLSARQRHQIRMGKRARDRMMAANLRLVVSVAKKYQNQGLELLDLVQEGAIGLERAVDKFDPAMGYKFSTYAYWWIRQGMTRAIDNSARTIRLPIHISEKLSKMRRISRELSHRFGRQPNRVELANAMGIEPQDLEDLVAQSAPCASLDSHARGEEDRSTLGELIPDPNYDEPMAGMDRKMQKEHLGGWLSQLNEREQKIMRLRFGLDGEEPLTLAEIGRQINVSRERVRQLEAKAILKLRVMTTHQQAA; encoded by the coding sequence ATGGGGATCCCTCTGGAATCTACCAATGATGGTTCGTCATCATCTGTAGATCTTGCTATATCAAGCAATTCAAAAAATCAGCAAGAAAAATCTGCTGGCAATAGTCAAGCTTCTCGAAACCGAACAGGTGGCAGACTTGCAACTGATTCAATTGGTTTTTATCTAAGTAGTATTGGCAGAGTGCCGTTGTTAACGCCAGCCGAAGAGATCGAGTTAGCGCACCATGTCCAAAAAATGAAGGAATTATTAGATATAGAGAAAGAAAAGTTATCTGCTCGGCAACGTCATCAAATTCGTATGGGGAAAAGAGCACGAGATAGGATGATGGCTGCAAACCTACGACTTGTTGTAAGTGTTGCTAAGAAATATCAGAATCAAGGTCTGGAACTTCTTGATTTGGTTCAAGAAGGGGCAATTGGCTTAGAACGTGCTGTTGATAAATTTGATCCTGCAATGGGATATAAGTTTTCAACCTATGCCTATTGGTGGATACGTCAAGGAATGACAAGAGCTATAGACAATAGTGCTAGAACAATTCGCTTGCCTATTCACATCAGTGAAAAGCTCTCAAAAATGCGTCGGATTTCGAGAGAACTATCTCATCGCTTTGGACGACAACCCAATAGAGTAGAACTTGCGAATGCCATGGGGATCGAACCTCAAGATTTAGAAGATCTTGTAGCCCAAAGTGCTCCTTGTGCTTCATTAGATTCTCATGCACGTGGGGAGGAAGATCGCAGTACCCTTGGCGAATTAATTCCAGACCCTAATTATGATGAGCCAATGGCAGGGATGGATAGAAAGATGCAAAAAGAGCATTTAGGAGGATGGTTGTCTCAATTAAATGAAAGAGAGCAAAAGATTATGCGTTTACGATTTGGACTTGATGGTGAAGAGCCTTTAACTTTGGCTGAAATTGGTAGACAAATTAATGTATCTAGAGAACGGGTGAGGCAACTGGAAGCAAAAGCGATTCTGAAGCTAAGAGTAATGACAACGCATCAACAAGCAGCTTAA